One part of the Kryptolebias marmoratus isolate JLee-2015 linkage group LG2, ASM164957v2, whole genome shotgun sequence genome encodes these proteins:
- the scn2b gene encoding sodium channel subunit beta-2 isoform X1, whose translation MSSAAQEERRSGVQLGSAALLLLLLSLSACSSMDVLVLSNITALNGTTVTIPCTFTSCYKIDLTKFGMNWTYQETKNDTEEKFMHYNRKRMQALPLNRFGDRVVFSGNLDKNDLSITLSDVQLEDEGIYNCYVKNPPDRIQGHGFIQFKVVTEIPPPRDSTIAVAIGASVGGALALLILSMVVVKCLRRHRKQELISEEKMEEEGKLEPEAVAEEGTKLP comes from the exons atgtCTTCGGCCGcgcaggaggagaggaggtcTGGCGTTCAGCTGGGGAGCGctgcgctgctgctgctgctgctctcacTCTCTG catgTTCAAGCATGGATGTTCTGGTGCTCAGTAACATTACTGCACTTAACGGAACAACTGTCACGATCCCCTGCACATTCACTTCTTGCTATAAGATTGATCTTACAAAGTTTGGCATGAACTGGACTTACCAAGAGACCAAGAACGACACAGAGGAGAAG TTTATGCATTACAATCGAAAAAGAATGCAGGCATTGCCTTTGAACCGATTTGGGGACAGGGTTGTGTTTTCTGGAAACTTGGACAAAAACGACTTGTCAATCACCCTGTCAGATGTTCAACTGGAAGATGAGGGGATATACAACTGCTATGTGAAAAACCCCCCAGACCGGATCCAGGGACATGGTTTCATTCAGTTCAAAGTCGTCACAGAAA TTCCCCCTCCAAGAGATTCAACCATTGCTGTTGCTATTGGGGCATCAGTGGGTGGAGCGTTGGCTTTACTCATCCTTTCAATGGTGGTAGTGAAATGTCTTCGCCGACACCGGAAACAAGAACTGATTTcagaggagaagatggaggaggaggggaaactGGAGCCTGAAGCTGTTGCAGAGGAGGGAACCAA ACTTCCATAG
- the scn2b gene encoding sodium channel subunit beta-2 isoform X2, with product MSSAAQEERRSGVQLGSAALLLLLLSLSACSSMDVLVLSNITALNGTTVTIPCTFTSCYKIDLTKFGMNWTYQETKNDTEEKFMHYNRKRMQALPLNRFGDRVVFSGNLDKNDLSITLSDVQLEDEGIYNCYVKNPPDRIQGHGFIQFKVVTEIPPPRDSTIAVAIGASVGGALALLILSMVVVKCLRRHRKQELISEEKMEEEGKLEPEAVAEEGTK from the exons atgtCTTCGGCCGcgcaggaggagaggaggtcTGGCGTTCAGCTGGGGAGCGctgcgctgctgctgctgctgctctcacTCTCTG catgTTCAAGCATGGATGTTCTGGTGCTCAGTAACATTACTGCACTTAACGGAACAACTGTCACGATCCCCTGCACATTCACTTCTTGCTATAAGATTGATCTTACAAAGTTTGGCATGAACTGGACTTACCAAGAGACCAAGAACGACACAGAGGAGAAG TTTATGCATTACAATCGAAAAAGAATGCAGGCATTGCCTTTGAACCGATTTGGGGACAGGGTTGTGTTTTCTGGAAACTTGGACAAAAACGACTTGTCAATCACCCTGTCAGATGTTCAACTGGAAGATGAGGGGATATACAACTGCTATGTGAAAAACCCCCCAGACCGGATCCAGGGACATGGTTTCATTCAGTTCAAAGTCGTCACAGAAA TTCCCCCTCCAAGAGATTCAACCATTGCTGTTGCTATTGGGGCATCAGTGGGTGGAGCGTTGGCTTTACTCATCCTTTCAATGGTGGTAGTGAAATGTCTTCGCCGACACCGGAAACAAGAACTGATTTcagaggagaagatggaggaggaggggaaactGGAGCCTGAAGCTGTTGCAGAGGAGGGAACCAAGTAA